DNA sequence from the Desertibacillus haloalkaliphilus genome:
GCCCGTTTCTAATACACCCTCGAAATAAAAATTGAATTAAATCTGACATCGCTAGTTGATCTACATCTACTTTAATACCTCTACTGTTAAAGAAACGATTTTCCATAGGATTCATAAAACGATTATATACATAAGCCATTGCTGTGCACTCTGAATATGCATTTGTAGCTCTCATATTCAATGGAACATAATTATCCCTAGAACGGTCATCTTTCTTATTTAATGTACATTTTTTGTTTTTTAGTTTTGGAGCGTAACTCTTAAGCGTTGTCCAAAATAACTTTTGATTTGATGGTTCAGTAATGCACCGATTCCTAAAAAAATTTATTAAATTCTTTCTGAGTTGTTCAATTTGAGTTTTATGTGCCTTATCAAACCAACTTTTTGATAGAGCTGTTCTTGAGTCATCTATTTTGTTTTTCAATGGATTCTGAAGGAAGTTTGTGTTTAAATTACTTTTTCTTCCTGTTGATGATTGGTAGTCTTCGTAAATTGTTAATAGATCCCCTATTTCTCCTCTTGGCTCAATTAAGCTGTTGTAATCTACCAATTCATAACGACCATTCTTTTGAACAACAGAATATTTCTCATACTGAACATCATATAAGTCATAATAGTATTTTTGAATTTGTCCATCAAACAAATACGTAAGAATATAAACTTCATCGAATGCTAAAAAAGCTCTGATATTCATGGTCCAAAACATTGCTATATTGTTATAAATAAATAAATTTTCATTTTCCGCTA
Encoded proteins:
- a CDS encoding DEAD/DEAH box helicase family protein, encoding MEIKVIDAICGAGKTSYAIQTINDHSQVGFGTDGDIFTSDKKFIYVTPYLAEVERVLNSTKAEFAEPYSKRGSKYEHAKKLIEDGKSIVMTHKLFSMLDNETLDSIESEGYVLFMDEVANVLEQIRISQQDIQVLIKSRQIEIDVDGQVHWIAEEYESVEDNRFRDIRVLAENENLFIYNNIAMFWTMNIRAFLAFDEVYILTYLFDGQIQKYYYDLYDVQYEKYSVVQKNGRYELVDYNSLIEPRGEIGDLLTIYEDYQSSTGRKSNLNTNFLQNPLKNKIDDSRTALSKSWFDKAHKTQIEQLRKNLINFFRNRCITEPSNQKLFWTTLKSYAPKLKNKKCTLNKKDDRSRDNYVPLNMRATNAYSECTAMAYVYNRFMNPMENRFFNSRGIKVDVDQLAMSDLIQFLFRGCIRNGQPMDCYIPSERMRELLMQWVDFAEGNDEYVVGE